One stretch of Armigeres subalbatus isolate Guangzhou_Male chromosome 2, GZ_Asu_2, whole genome shotgun sequence DNA includes these proteins:
- the LOC134213419 gene encoding GTPase-activating protein CdGAPr-like isoform X3, with protein sequence MMSHSSANKHTPAAVSFVANNLETASSTSSGPILVAKMSEKVRTTSDSESEINYDLFSTSVTSDGGASSSVMNTSQISNASNDSTHIKSANLTRSQNVGGSCRFPKLEECAHFHYERVQLGKLSVKLVSEEKTDSQLQGQSGQSSLLASTDLSSSQTSNAANGVINLLGGKNNWFILRITAGRSDSFLIKRSFENMRFLDEMLHRCVYDRRVSELEDLKELDISDRVDDELETIVAVYVNRLSVIASDAMTCGPVLTWLQIDNKGRRLPVADEETMKSINTPAVGAAYGVRRYVAQACDEISIEVGDMISVIDMPSPAESIWWRGKKSHLQKNQYEVGFFPQSCVATIGDKVPRHMPFPAPLVGSLAVSPTKPVLRKHGKLIAFFRSFILSRPSRRRLKQSGIYKERVFSCDLGEHLLNSGQDIPMVLKCCAEFIEEYGIVDGIYRLSGITSNIQKLRRAFDEERIPDLTHPEIKQDIHAVSSLLKMYFRELPNPLCTYQLYDHFVDAIQTRLEASTDLKLRLIRQTVQKLPPPHYRTLKYLATHLFKISRHSASTGMTERNIAIVWAPNLLRSPALESGGVAALRGVGVQAVVTEYLISNCEQIFDDSGDDFGSHYIESQPNSLSDSNSLQIHSGLDQDLSLSMERPKSLSVGGAKLLSLEEARIRRNCMENAEKTIPINITNTSTHIGSYIEVGGGPSSLPDKYHTVLPVPRSWNKRKSHSSWKSIFTRQPRQSNSNQDIKEYSNPTTPTNKDPPVIVTNGRALNEERSVKPDQNGAMKESNSGVMQEKMTKSVDIFDGKSLTIDSCARSNSVDSLRTTGHSRSVSHDSYFDLLQSPLRGGVVTCPSRELSELGLNFDREEPEMRIFSESESLVSSPKVAKESTRRTLRARPEEYTSGGNSVNPSPKKQPRLNIQSPQDASKPQWMMASAETGSLNPDESLCKRYKLEDQLSDIQYIDCNTPEHNISSGGSSLNSNTIFTSAQVHKPPLQEDSDDEHELIGIRNSYPGPQYSYVKYDSPIKETRFSYPGMCAKNKESSSALKEQEMNVDDQHQTHLQKNGSSLYESFILSSQASSKPPKYPGRYSYYQTGSGISGNNDEGRDDELQVVPRSCSENVIRKSDTQKSKLSVMTPQSPVQSPCYSLLVGSTTSSDNSSNMTTPVYEMDVAAVIGQQQQQPLEKTKDETEPRDIKALKRELSLDLSEVSAKAATGKQLATKKNSSPNTPSNFASDNTTNTTTTTTSQSMTPSEFCYHNLNPELSPGELATFAQKVAPGNKPGTPIKATINITYNVRSPVRKEQDESIFRSSPINSCGSLTPTSLKYLEQGDEPLKASECDLLEEEEYQRERRSIYENVLVTPMEPQPVKDTKRLLETNFDETMVYEQVKFYKNAVSQVNEMLGGEPEGNQNVVPGELTPSNLVDLSISEYEAKVPEADSMEKKSKVKLKIKEDEDEEEDEEENTDGINNNKRDSRVGTDSSHSEIKEKVDFVMTSKSEEESDDVPMSDVNDDSLEFDNTDVSLYENVELRKKPFAPVYENMIPDRSDMDNEMEYRIEIPPKIEIKPITNNISVKQLATKFETSPVDVNPPFDFHHQSKLNNNRGSAGPVVTIRNKSAKDYQNLTNITRSLDENAFVREFGSARKLESFNKSIQQIPEIDNILNENNPNRRKSLDFTRPKSLNPPKKLPTLVGEGIENLKDHVHTPHDCCRQQQHQQQKSSPPSDLKLDLSTKIEDTKEARAYNVRITPTTENRISLVQYNYDNRLNRKDNPQQQQEEDRNSITSISSLKMLGSCKLDRSRIEKIKEERRHQLSEKYRSESFKGERGDYAKLKSKSKSELRDLQDTDSIDPGKKYDSLRFRSKSRVELSDQPYNLDHNLSTAVSLNTVMASSMMIPAGRTRRISDEKNQNDCIASSSPPRSTVSSNIPPDASISQVCDSKFELKTRQKFDKRGSTSSMTEYPLASVTAGRERDSFNGGSNKSFARNGSSGTHCFISRMLYILTLRRLQNVFEVLHSIIVNLALLQNTKQKLRRNRPCTTIQRVI encoded by the exons ATGATGAGTCACTCCAGTGCCAATAAACACACTCCTGCTGCGGTGTCATTCGTCGCCAACAACCTAGAGACTGCTAGCAGCACCAGTAGTGGGCCCATCCTCGTCGCCAAAATGTCTGAAAAGGTCCGCACCACCAGCGACAGCGAATCGGAAATCAACTACGATTTGTTCAGCACCAGCGTAACTTCGGACGGCGGAGCGTCATCATCGGTGATGAACACGTCGCAAATTTCCAACGCTTCCAACGATTCGACGCACATCAAGAGTGCCAACCTGACGCGGTCGCAGAATGTCGGAGGG TCCTGTCGTTTTCCCAAGCTAGAAGAATGTGCACACTTCCACTACGAGCGGGTGCAACTTGGCAAGTTGTCCGTCAAGTTGGTGTCGGAGGAAAAGACCGATTCCCAACTTCAAGGACAGAGCGGTCAAAGTTCCCTGCTAGCCAGTACCGATCTGAGTAGTTCGCAAACCAGTAACGCTGCTAACGGTGTTATCAACCTGCTGGGTGGGAAAAATAATTGGTTCATTCTTCGTATTACGGCTGGCCGTTCGGATTCGTTCCTGATAAAGCGATCCTTCGAGAACATGCGCTTCCTGGATGAGATGCTGCACCGATGTGTGTACGATCGACGGGTGAGTGAGCTGGAAGACCTGAAGGAGCTGGATATTTCGGATAGGGTTGATGATGAGCTGGAGACGATAGTTGCGGTTTATGTGAATCGGTTGTCGGTAATTGCCTCCGATGCCATGACGTGTGGACCCGTATTGACATGGTTGCAGATCGATAACAAGGGCAGGCGGCTGCCGGTGGCCGATGAAGAAACTATGAAAAGCATCAACACACCGGCCGTTGGAGCAGCTTACGGAGTGCGAAGGTATGTCGCGCAAGCCTGTGATGAGATTTCTATTGAGGTCGGAGATATGATATCCGTTATCGATATGCCTAGTCCAGCTGAATCAATTTGGTGGCGTGGCAAGAAGAGTCATCTGCAGAAGAACCAGTATGAGGTTGGATTTTTTCCGCAAAGTTGCGTAGCTACTATTGGTGATAAAGTTCCCCGTCATATGCCGTTCCCGGCTCCACTGGTCGGTTCCTTGGCAGTGTCGCCAACTAAACCGGTCCTTAGGAAGCACGGTAAACTGATAGCATTTTTCCGCAGCTTCATCCTATCGCGGCCTTCTCGTCGACGACTGAAACAGAGTGGTATCTACAAAGAGCGCGTGTTTTCCTGTGATTTGGGTGAGCATTTGCTCAACAGTGGACAAGACATTCCAATGGTTCTGAAATGTTGCGCTGAATTTATCGAAGAGTACGGAATTGTGGATGGCATTTACCGACTATCGGGTATTACCTCCAATATACAAAAACTGAGACGTGCCTTCGACGAAGAGAGAATCCCGGATCTAACGCACCCGGAGATTAAGCAGGACATTCATGCTGTGAGTTCCTTATTGAAAATGTACTTCCGAGAACTGCCAAACCCGCTTTGCACATACCAGTTGTACGACCACTTTGTGGACGCCATCCAGACTCGTTTGGAAGCATCGACCGATCTAAAACTTCGTCTGATCCGACAGACTGTACAGAAATTGCCACCTCCGCACTATCGAACGTTGAAGTACCTAGCGACGCATCTGTTTAAAATTTCCCGTCATTCGGCTAGCACGGGAATGACTGAGCGGAACATTGCCATTGTGTGGGCTCCGAACCTTTTGCGTTCACCTGCACTTGAATCGGGAGGAGTGGCAGCTCTTCGAGGGGTAGGTGTACAGGCCGTGGTCACGGAATACCTAATCAGCAACTGTGAACAGATATTCGATGATAGTGGGGATGACTTCGGCAGCCACTATATTGAATCGCAACCCAACTCCCTTAGCGATTCCAACAGTCTCCAAATTCATAGTGGCTTGGATCAAGATCTGTCGCTGTCGATGGAGCGACCGAAGAGTTTAAGCGTGGGAGGTGCCAAATTGCTCAGTCTTGAAGAGGCTCGTATTCGGCGGAACTGCATGGAAAATGCCGAGaaaactattccaattaacATCACGAACACCTCGACGCACATCGGTTCATACATCGAAGTTGGTGGCGGCCCATCCAGTCTGCCCGATAAGTATCATACTGTCCTTCCGGTGCCAAG AAGCTGGAATAAACGAAAATCTCATTCATCGTGGAAGTCCATTTTTACACGGCAACCACGACAATCGAACAGCAATCAGGACATCAAGGAGTATAGTAATCCTACCACGCCTACCAACAAAGATCCACCAGTTATAGTGACAAACGGACGAGCGTTGAACGAGGAACGATCCGTCAAGCCAGACCAGAATGGCGCCATGAAGGAAAGCAACAGCGGTGTAATGCAGGAAAAGATGACGAAGA GTGTGGACATATTTGATGGGAAATCGCTCACGATCGATTCGTGCGCCCGGTCCAATTCGGTTGATAGCTTACGGACCACCGGCCACAGTCGATCGGTTTCCCACGATTCGTATTTCGATTTACTGCAGTCGCCGCTGAGAGGTGGCGTGGTAACCTGTCCTAGTCGCGAACTTTCTGAACTGGGGCTAAACTTTGACCGCGAGGAGCCTGAAATGAGAATTTTCTCCGAGAGCGAAAGTTTAGTGAGTAGTCCGAAGGTGGCCAAAGAG TCTACGCGGCGTACACTCCGAGCCAGACCGGAAGAATACACCAGTGGAGGCAATAGTGTGAATCCTAGTCCCAAGAAGCAGCCTCGATTGAATATCCAGAGCCCTCAAGACGCCAGCAAGCCCCAATGGATGATGGCATCAGCGGAGACGGGCTCACTTAACCCGGACGAAAGCCTTTGCAAGCGATACAAGCTAGAGGATCAATTGAGTGACATTCAGTATATCGATTGTAATACTCCGGAACACAACATTTCTAGCGGAGGGTCGTCGTTAAATAGTAACACGATATTTACAAGTGCTCAAGTTCACAAGCCGCCACTACAGGAGGACTCCGATGACGAACATGAATTAATTGGAATCAGGAACTCATATCCAGGACCTCAGTACAGTTATGTCAAGTACGATTCCCCCATAAAGGAGACCCGGTTTAGCTACCCGGGAATGTGTGCCAAAAACAAGGAAAGCAGTAGTGCTTTGAAAGAGCAGGAAATGAACGTGGATGATCAACATCAAACGCATTTGCAAAAGAATGGATCTTCACTGTATGAAAG TTTCATACTGTCCAGCCAAGCCTCATCAAAGCCCCCAAAGTATCCAGGTCGTTATAGCTACTACCAGACCGGAAGTGGCATCTCGGGAAATAATGATGAGGGAAGGGATGATGAACTGCAGGTCGTCCCCAGGAGCTGTTCGGAGAATGTGATAAGAAAAAGTGACACCCAAAAAAGTAAGCTGAGTGTGATGACCCCGCAGTCACCGGTACAAAGTCCATGTTACTCGTTGCTGGTAGGCTCGACGACGAGTTCTGATAATAGTAGCAATATGACAACTCCGGTGTACGAAATGGACGTGGCGGCCGTTATTggccagcagcaacagcagccatTAGAGAAAACCAAAGATGAAACTGAACCGAGAGATATTAAAGCCTTGAAGCGCGAGCTTTCGCTAGACCTTAGCGAAGTCAGCGCCAAAGCTGCCACGGGAAAACAGTTGGCCACGAAGAAAAATTCCTCCCCGAATACTCCTTCTAATTTTGCATCAGATAATACGACCAATACGACAACGACTACCACTAGTCAATCGATGACGCCAAGCGAGTTTTGCTATCATAATCTTAACCCAGAGTTATCTCCCGGGGAACTCGCAACTTTTGCACAGAAAGTTGCTCCAGGCAACAAGCCCGGAACTCCTATAAAGGCCACGATCAATATTACGTACAACGTAAGGTCACCTGTTCGAAAAGAGCAAGACGAGAGTATCTTTCGATCGTCACCGATAAACTCGTGCGGTTCGCTCACTCCAACATCTCTGAAATATCTGGAACAAGGCGATGAACCGTTGAAAGCATCAGAATGCGATCTGTTAGAAGAGGAAGAGTATCAACGGGAGCGACGAAGCATTTATGAAAACGTTCTCGTTACCCCAATGGAGCCGCAGCCAGTGAAAGATACTAAGAGACTCTTGGAGACTAATTTCGACGAAACAATGGTATACGAGCAGGTCAAATTCTATAAAAATGCTGTGTCACAAGTGAATGAAATGTTAGGAGGGGAACCTGAGGGGAACCAGAATGTGGTCCCGGGTGAGTTAACGCCTTCCAATCTGGTAGATCTCTCGATCAGTGAATATGAAGCAAAAGTACCTGAAGCAGACTCAATggagaaaaaatcaaaagtCAAGCTAAAAATCAAAGAggatgaagatgaagaagaagacgaggaagagaatacagatggtatcaataacaataaacgTGATTCTCGAGTTGGTACCGATTCTTCACATTCTGAAATCAAAGAGAAAGTAGATTTTGTTATGACTAGCAAAAGCGAAGAGGAAAGCGATGATGTTCCCATGTCTGACGTAAACGATGATAGTTTAGAGTTCGACAACACGGATGTGTCTTTGTATGAAAATGTAGAACTGCGGAAAAAACCTTTTGCCCCGGTTTATGAGAATATGATTCCAG ATCGTAGTGACATGGACAATGAAATGGAATATCGTATCGAAATTCCTCCCAAGATTGAAATCAAACCCATCACGAACAATATTAGCGTGAAACAGTTAGCGACGAAGTTTGAAACTAGTCCCGTTGATGTAAATCCACCATTTGACTTTCACCATCAGTCGAAACTGAATAACAATCGAGGGAGTGCTGGTCCCGTTGTAACAATTCGTAACAAATCCGCAAAAGACTATCAAAATCTAACAAATATTACACGAAGCTTAGATGAAAACGCGTTCGTTCGGGAATTTGGCAGTGCACGTAAGTTAGAAAGCTTCAACAAAAGCATCCAACAAATCCCTGAAATTGATAATATCCTCAACGAGAACAATCCGAATCGACGCAAGTCATTAGATTTCACTAGACCAAAGAGCCTAAATCCACCGAAGAAACTTCCCACCCTTGTAGGAGAAGGCATTGAAAATCTCAAGGACCATGTCCATACACCACACGACTGCTGCCGTCAGCAACAACACCAACAGCAAAAATCCTCACCGCCGTCGGATCTCAAACTGGATCTATCCACCAAAATCGAGGACACCAAAGAAGCCCGAGCGTATAATGTCCGAATCACACCAACCACCGAGAACCGAATCTCACTTGTCCAGTACAACTACGACAACCGACTCAATCGGAAAGACAATCCACAGCAGCAGCAGGAGGAAGACCGCAACAGTATAACGAGCATCTCCAGTCTCAAAATGTTGGGCAGCTGCAAATTGGACCGCAGTCGGATCGAGAAAATCAAAGAAGAACGTCGCCACCAACTCAGCGAAAAATACCGGTCGGAATCCTTCAAAGGCGAACGGGGCGACTACGCAAAACTGAAATCTAAGTCCAAATCGGAGCTGCGGGATCTGCAAGATACCGACTCAATCGATCCTGGCAAAAAGTACGATTCGTTACGATTCCGCTCCAAATCCCGCGTCGAACTATCTGATCAGCCGTACAACCTCGATCATAACTTATCGACGGCCGTTTCGTTGAACACGGTGATGGCTTCGTCGATGATGATTCCCGCGGGTCGAACGCGACGCATAAGCGACGAAAAAAATCAGAACGATTGTATCGCAAGTTCATCTCCGCCCCGCAGCACCGTCAGCAGTAACATTCCACCCGATGCCAGCATATCGCAGGTTTGTGATAGTAAGTTTGAGTTGAAAACTCGCCAGAAATTCGACAAACGGGGCAGCACCAGTAGCATGACGGAGTATCCGCTGGCATCGGTTACGGCCGGTCGGGAACGCGACAGTTTTAACGGTGGATCGAATAAGAGTTTCGCCAGGAATGGTTCCAGTGGAACGCA CTGCTTCATCTCGAGAATGCTCTATATCCTCACGCTCCGGAGACTCCAGAATGTCTTCGAAGTACTGCACAGCATCATTGTTAATCTTGCGCTGCTGCAAAACACCAAACAAAAGCTTCGACGGAACCGACCCTGTACCACGATTCAGCGTGTTATTTAG